The Leptospira sp. WS39.C2 genome contains a region encoding:
- a CDS encoding WG repeat-containing protein, producing the protein MKLIPIFSSFLSLTAILTCTSLPRKQNPVYKGCDMNFRLIQSQSDYQTKSFLYTTDPRIKVYQSKYEDLSDVSEEWIRAKQNGKYGFINLDNELVFAYDLVFVGDYSNGYAVYRDGKSFRDPKVYLDKKAKFLGDLVFDEAYTFRNGTALVQIDEKYGIIDTKGKFVLPTQYDYLTNFYEGWAVFKREEHQGLVNTKGIEKKFVHPIYDINTFYYEGHLPFNHYKKVGLMDNNFKILIPPKYDYLGQFKEGLIRFKLNDKWGFLDETGKVIVEPKYDTVYDFSEGYATVQINDKYGKINKRGEYLIEPKLDYVGSFKNGIAIAEENKKKGFITLEAEWLVPPIFESVNEIKEGIFTYKLNELWGFVNLRGCIQK; encoded by the coding sequence ATGAAATTGATTCCTATTTTCTCTAGTTTTTTAAGCCTAACAGCGATTTTAACCTGCACTAGTTTGCCTCGAAAACAAAACCCAGTTTATAAAGGTTGTGATATGAATTTTCGTTTGATCCAATCGCAATCAGACTACCAGACTAAATCATTTTTATACACTACTGATCCAAGAATCAAAGTTTACCAAAGTAAATACGAAGATTTATCGGATGTATCGGAAGAATGGATACGTGCAAAACAAAATGGAAAGTACGGATTTATCAATTTGGACAACGAACTGGTATTTGCTTATGATCTTGTTTTTGTTGGCGATTATTCTAATGGATATGCTGTTTACCGTGATGGAAAAAGTTTTAGAGATCCAAAAGTTTATTTGGATAAAAAAGCAAAATTTTTAGGAGATCTTGTTTTTGATGAAGCTTATACTTTTCGGAATGGAACCGCTCTCGTTCAAATTGATGAAAAATATGGAATCATTGATACAAAAGGAAAATTCGTTTTACCAACTCAATACGATTATCTTACAAATTTTTACGAAGGATGGGCGGTATTCAAAAGAGAAGAACACCAAGGTCTAGTAAATACAAAAGGTATCGAAAAAAAATTCGTACATCCGATTTATGATATAAATACTTTTTATTATGAAGGTCATCTCCCTTTTAATCATTACAAAAAAGTGGGATTAATGGATAACAATTTTAAAATTTTAATTCCACCAAAGTATGATTATTTGGGGCAATTTAAAGAAGGTTTAATTCGATTTAAATTGAATGATAAATGGGGGTTTTTGGATGAAACAGGAAAAGTTATCGTAGAACCAAAATATGATACTGTTTATGACTTTTCAGAAGGATACGCAACCGTACAAATCAACGATAAGTATGGTAAAATCAACAAAAGGGGAGAATATTTAATCGAACCAAAGTTAGATTATGTAGGTTCCTTTAAAAATGGAATTGCGATCGCTGAAGAAAACAAAAAGAAAGGATTCATCACTTTAGAAGCTGAGTGGTTGGTTCCTCCCATTTTTGAAAGTGTGAATGAAATCAAAGAAGGTATCTTCACATACAAATTAAATGAGTTATGGGGATTTGTCAATTTAAGAGGATGCATTCAAAAATGA
- a CDS encoding carboxylesterase family protein translates to MITLSCSILPEEITGKSDADNNALFSTLLLVQLSQANIPPTVKQNETYTVSKSTHVYAQALTHNAWNPTTSAVVNLSLDLYLPENAPTNRPAMILIHGGGFSTGSKDDTNIVAMANYFAKRGWVCISINYRLMGVFGTLSTAWGTYVQANVVVGERQQSFAMYPAARDAKAAVRWLYANATTYGINTNYVTALGGSAGSFLANMLGVTNVSDFRDESLTVTDTTLSSTNLSFGSTIHTIIDHWGGINHMTYLQAITGQSRFDANDPPISIVHGTADADVPFSQAEALRDAYISTGALYEFNRLEGAGHSAWSATINGKTLSENAFQFITTKQKLNVN, encoded by the coding sequence ATGATCACTCTGTCCTGTTCCATCCTTCCAGAAGAAATCACAGGAAAATCGGATGCAGACAATAACGCTTTGTTTTCCACCCTCCTTCTTGTGCAACTCAGCCAAGCCAATATCCCACCAACCGTCAAACAGAATGAGACATATACAGTTTCCAAATCAACACATGTATATGCACAGGCATTAACTCATAACGCTTGGAATCCTACTACATCTGCTGTTGTCAATTTAAGTTTAGATTTATACTTACCAGAAAATGCACCAACAAACAGACCAGCAATGATACTCATCCATGGTGGTGGTTTTTCTACTGGTTCCAAAGATGATACAAACATCGTGGCAATGGCAAATTATTTTGCTAAACGTGGTTGGGTTTGTATCTCTATCAATTACAGACTCATGGGAGTTTTTGGGACTCTTTCCACTGCTTGGGGGACGTATGTACAGGCCAATGTAGTAGTTGGTGAAAGACAACAAAGTTTTGCTATGTATCCTGCCGCTCGTGATGCAAAAGCGGCCGTCAGATGGTTGTATGCGAATGCAACTACGTATGGAATTAACACAAATTATGTGACAGCCCTAGGTGGTTCTGCTGGTTCTTTTCTTGCGAATATGCTTGGTGTCACAAATGTAAGTGACTTCCGCGATGAATCCTTAACTGTAACTGATACCACACTCTCTTCTACAAACCTATCATTTGGTTCTACCATCCATACCATCATCGACCATTGGGGTGGCATCAACCACATGACTTACCTCCAAGCCATCACTGGACAATCAAGATTTGATGCAAACGACCCACCCATAAGCATTGTTCACGGAACTGCTGATGCCGATGTCCCGTTTTCACAAGCTGAGGCACTGAGAGATGCCTACATTAGTACAGGTGCTCTTTATGAGTTCAACCGATTGGAAGGAGCTGGTCATAGTGCTTGGTCTGCCACCATCAATGGGAAAACATTGTCAGAAAATGCATTCCAATTCATCACAACAAAACAAAAACTTAACGTGAATTAA
- a CDS encoding lactonase family protein — protein sequence MKFFFILICLAIGLQCKHDKYNSTCDSQSKAFLETLTILLSTSERFQLCNVSVFSPRIKIPRFLIVTNVGTNAATSSISVFRINPTTGEIAQVDGSPYQLTNRPRHSVTNSSGTIVYVANIGSTSISVLALNSETGALSVKFSDVSVPTTPYSLTMDPSGKYLFASSESSQQIHRYSIDGTGNILNLTPATATSNPTLGSVGRMVFDTKGKHLYAGLTSGAANISGIQGFNLDPLSGALTSIGVYQTGENNLSVAISPNDKFVYGANYFSQDVFAAVRNIENGVLTVQPAFSAGIAPGFSLVDPLNRFLYVANSGTGQGNISAYSVSPINGTLTSISGSPFNSGFSPIGLSIDKSGKFLYSSNTEGGNVSGFTISENGSLVPINGFPVTAGTNPFSVEIVSY from the coding sequence TTGAAATTCTTTTTCATTCTAATATGTTTGGCGATCGGTTTACAGTGCAAACATGACAAATATAACTCTACTTGTGATTCACAATCCAAAGCATTTTTAGAAACACTAACAATATTACTTTCGACAAGTGAAAGATTCCAACTTTGTAATGTAAGTGTATTCAGTCCACGAATCAAAATCCCTCGTTTTTTGATTGTGACCAATGTGGGAACAAACGCAGCAACGAGTAGCATCAGTGTATTTAGGATAAATCCAACCACAGGTGAAATCGCACAAGTGGATGGTTCACCATACCAATTGACAAATCGACCTAGGCATTCCGTCACCAATTCATCTGGAACGATCGTCTATGTTGCAAACATAGGAAGCACATCCATATCAGTTCTTGCTTTAAATTCAGAAACTGGTGCATTGTCAGTTAAATTTTCAGATGTGAGTGTACCAACCACACCTTATTCATTAACTATGGATCCCTCAGGGAAATATTTATTTGCCAGTTCGGAATCATCACAACAAATTCATCGGTATTCCATTGATGGAACAGGAAATATTCTTAATCTAACTCCTGCTACTGCAACATCTAACCCAACATTAGGTTCAGTAGGGAGAATGGTATTTGATACCAAAGGAAAACATTTGTATGCTGGTCTAACGAGTGGAGCTGCGAATATTTCAGGAATTCAAGGGTTCAATTTAGATCCACTTTCGGGCGCATTGACTTCTATTGGTGTCTACCAAACAGGAGAAAATAACTTGTCCGTTGCAATTTCTCCCAATGACAAATTTGTATATGGGGCGAATTATTTTTCACAAGATGTTTTTGCGGCAGTGAGAAACATAGAGAATGGAGTGTTGACCGTACAACCAGCTTTTTCAGCTGGTATTGCTCCTGGATTTTCCCTTGTAGATCCTCTCAATCGATTTTTATATGTAGCCAATAGTGGAACAGGCCAAGGGAATATTTCTGCTTATAGCGTTTCTCCCATTAATGGAACTTTAACATCAATTAGTGGCTCACCTTTTAATTCAGGATTTAGTCCAATAGGATTGAGCATTGATAAAAGTGGAAAGTTTTTATATTCTTCGAATACAGAAGGTGGCAATGTATCAGGATTTACGATTTCAGAAAATGGATCTCTTGTTCCTATTAACGGATTTCCCGTTACCGCCGGAACCAATCCATTTTCAGTTGAAATTGTTTCCTATTAG
- a CDS encoding methyl-accepting chemotaxis protein, translating to MSAVTGNYLEKGSMIANTIRISFAIVMLSINIFFMVAIPTTEKTMSLILSTLEFVVLSYGVYTFWLYKQQKFYLKFAYISILLDIIIYSSVFAIVVIMSKSPAEKVSIATLPFVMLVLLFVVIYSGFLLSHRLTMAVGYIAIFSLLFYVFLGVSGGAEIKFIATSASEFGIPFIGINTIALICGVHMMSAVVKFMSNSSNEATKSAEEAKQKSDAANLTKQNIQQEAESLNKSVQEMLTFMDSLNSEIQTQVSSVEEISASMEELAASMDSASDFVKSQFTRIDDLNQESAVMDKILSEVYGATINLAQTTEESKQYSFQVTTAMDSVSSNFEEIKESFQKVEDVNQILRDIADRTNLLALNASIEAARAGEHGRGFAVVAQEVAKLADSAQENASLISKIITQAAKLIVSGNTAASETKEKMGIQDKSFGILVSNLSDLKGKVEKQTAIHKSFLISFQELFSLSKQLEVVASEQKIGTQEMSRALVSIEQSASSLASNTSHLRENVDGLSIQSDRLAKHI from the coding sequence ATGTCAGCAGTTACAGGTAACTATTTAGAAAAAGGAAGTATGATTGCGAACACGATTCGTATTTCATTTGCGATTGTGATGTTATCCATTAATATTTTCTTTATGGTAGCAATACCCACAACTGAAAAAACGATGAGTCTCATTTTATCCACTTTAGAATTTGTGGTTTTATCTTATGGTGTTTATACTTTTTGGCTTTATAAACAACAAAAGTTTTATCTAAAATTTGCTTACATCTCCATTTTATTAGATATCATAATTTATTCAAGTGTGTTTGCCATAGTTGTCATCATGTCAAAATCACCAGCAGAAAAAGTTTCCATTGCTACCCTTCCTTTTGTTATGTTAGTACTACTTTTTGTAGTGATTTATTCAGGATTTCTATTATCACACCGATTAACAATGGCAGTTGGTTATATAGCAATTTTCAGTTTACTTTTTTATGTTTTTTTAGGTGTTAGTGGTGGAGCTGAGATCAAATTTATCGCAACTTCCGCAAGCGAATTTGGAATTCCTTTTATTGGAATCAACACAATCGCATTGATTTGTGGTGTTCATATGATGAGTGCTGTCGTTAAATTTATGTCGAATTCTAGCAATGAGGCAACAAAATCAGCAGAAGAAGCAAAACAAAAATCCGATGCAGCAAATCTCACAAAACAAAATATCCAACAAGAAGCAGAATCACTCAATAAAAGTGTTCAAGAAATGTTAACTTTTATGGATTCATTAAATTCGGAAATCCAAACACAAGTATCAAGTGTGGAGGAAATCAGTGCATCTATGGAAGAACTTGCTGCTTCGATGGATAGTGCCAGTGATTTTGTAAAATCTCAGTTCACAAGAATTGATGACTTAAACCAGGAAAGTGCGGTCATGGATAAAATATTGTCAGAGGTTTATGGAGCCACCATCAATTTGGCCCAAACTACTGAAGAGTCCAAACAGTATAGTTTTCAAGTGACAACTGCTATGGATTCGGTAAGTTCCAATTTTGAAGAAATCAAGGAAAGTTTTCAAAAGGTCGAAGATGTAAACCAAATATTAAGAGACATTGCAGATAGAACCAACTTGCTTGCGTTAAACGCATCAATTGAGGCTGCAAGGGCTGGTGAACATGGAAGAGGATTTGCAGTTGTTGCACAAGAAGTAGCAAAACTTGCGGATAGTGCTCAGGAAAATGCATCATTAATTTCGAAAATTATCACACAAGCAGCTAAGTTGATAGTGAGTGGAAATACTGCAGCATCTGAAACGAAAGAAAAAATGGGAATCCAAGATAAAAGTTTTGGGATCCTCGTTTCAAACTTGTCAGACTTAAAGGGTAAAGTAGAAAAACAAACCGCTATCCATAAATCATTTTTAATTTCATTCCAAGAATTGTTTTCTTTATCCAAACAATTGGAAGTTGTGGCTTCAGAACAAAAAATTGGAACACAAGAAATGTCTAGAGCACTTGTTTCAATTGAACAATCTGCATCTTCTCTTGCATCTAATACTTCCCATTTGCGTGAAAATGTTGATGGTCTATCAATTCAATCAGATCGTTTGGCAAAACATATTTAA
- a CDS encoding group II truncated hemoglobin: protein MSKDNFKDKKIPTLFEWAGDMTTFEKLFGKFYDKVLKDDILGDVFKNMSPEHVQHVAHFVAEVFGGDKLYTNQDKGSHSQMIGHHIGKMLTEEKRQRWVHLLLQTADEVGLKSDPEFRSAFVGYIEWGTRLAVINSQLTENPMATSEPMPKWGWGETGGPYNPT from the coding sequence TTGAGCAAAGATAATTTTAAGGATAAAAAAATCCCTACACTTTTCGAATGGGCCGGTGATATGACTACCTTTGAAAAGTTATTTGGCAAATTTTATGATAAGGTACTCAAAGACGATATACTCGGTGACGTTTTTAAAAATATGTCCCCAGAACACGTACAACATGTAGCTCACTTTGTTGCAGAAGTTTTTGGTGGCGACAAATTATATACTAACCAAGACAAAGGCAGCCATTCCCAAATGATCGGGCACCACATCGGAAAAATGTTAACTGAAGAAAAAAGGCAACGCTGGGTTCATTTGTTATTACAAACTGCAGATGAAGTTGGTTTAAAAAGCGACCCGGAATTTCGCTCTGCCTTTGTCGGTTACATTGAATGGGGCACACGCCTAGCGGTCATTAATTCTCAGTTGACTGAAAATCCAATGGCCACAAGCGAACCAATGCCTAAGTGGGGTTGGGGAGAAACGGGTGGGCCTTACAACCCAACCTAA
- a CDS encoding arylamine N-acetyltransferase yields the protein MNDHQFLDAYFDRIGYSGPRIPSIDLLHNITLAHVRCIPFENLDILLGKSINISLDSVFEKLIIQKRGGYCFEQNGLLLHVLQKLGFDVIPISARVRLDKPRDFTPPRTHVFLRVEHSGKTWFTDVGVGGVSLTSPIQFIQNTEQTTNHETRRIVYEGNRYFHQVLFPNGWADVCEFTLEEMPEIDRELANWYTSDHPKSHFKDRLIVARAGEDGKRFTLVNREYSERNKNVIASKTIINSPKELINVLKEKFNLSFPTNTEFRTPGLQWDL from the coding sequence TTGAATGATCATCAATTTTTAGATGCGTATTTTGATCGCATCGGATATTCGGGCCCTCGTATTCCCTCAATCGATTTATTACATAACATTACTTTGGCACACGTTCGTTGTATCCCTTTTGAAAATTTGGACATACTATTAGGTAAAAGTATCAATATTAGTTTGGATTCAGTTTTTGAAAAATTAATCATTCAAAAACGCGGTGGATATTGTTTTGAACAGAATGGACTTCTACTACATGTTTTGCAGAAATTAGGATTCGATGTCATTCCTATCAGTGCAAGAGTCCGTTTAGATAAACCGCGTGATTTTACACCTCCGCGAACACATGTTTTTTTACGAGTAGAACATTCTGGAAAGACTTGGTTCACTGATGTTGGTGTTGGTGGAGTATCTCTTACATCTCCAATACAATTCATTCAAAATACGGAACAAACAACAAATCACGAAACAAGAAGAATTGTATATGAAGGAAATCGTTATTTCCATCAGGTACTTTTTCCAAATGGATGGGCCGATGTTTGTGAATTTACATTAGAAGAAATGCCTGAAATTGATCGTGAATTAGCAAACTGGTATACCAGTGACCATCCAAAATCTCATTTTAAAGATCGTTTGATTGTTGCGAGGGCTGGAGAAGACGGGAAAAGGTTTACACTTGTCAATAGAGAATACTCGGAACGGAACAAAAATGTAATTGCTAGTAAAACAATCATCAATTCTCCCAAAGAACTAATCAATGTTCTTAAAGAAAAATTCAATCTTTCCTTTCCAACCAATACAGAATTTCGGACACCTGGTTTACAATGGGATCTGTAA
- a CDS encoding cyclic nucleotide-binding domain-containing protein has product MRSKTNTPTLKQIISSTDLFLNLSTETKEHLERSFNKVNFVKNKVVIKQGEHGNALYLVATGSFSVYVTNDGKKQKLGEVKPGSCFGEGALVTDEPRNATVVCDQSGIVYRIGRNEFKRAFKDRSEELKAFVRLISRRSRALHRSVFRPEPRRIKELISSVSLFQGVGTKLISELEQQMEWIFLPGGETLMRQGDKADGMYVVVNGSLVYEVRNDLGLVVSTGTFSKGDIIGEMALLTGEPRTATVVATLSCEIVKISTVAFESVFTKHPPSMLAITKLIADRFTKDRMGKRSVKKTRSIITLFPLQKELSVRDFSHNLANALKKIGRTTIVESKDFKKHKGDREHAVSDILESLYHLQDSHDFLILCPDFEDKLWTETILHHTNRILLLSDPKKAEGLSPEEIRFLGDSEETHGPIRELVLLYSDSNEKPQNISNLTRIRKIDVVRHIRTYSNHGFESLTRFITGRSIGLALGGGGAKGFAHIGLIKAMQEENIPIDMIGGTSAGALMASIYALGNDAPNLERIAKALMSDKKTLNDYTVPVVSLIRGKKFNSVIKSFVGETMIEDLWLPYFAVATSLSKAQKVIIDRGPLWKALRASASIPGILPPFFENNELLVDGAMLDNIPGAVMREKGADFVISVALASEGDSASDKLFGAIYPKNNSGALPSALRLLFKRIFTKTQNLKEAPNLLSLLMRATFVASDAAMAQAKAESDIFAELPVEEYGLFDWKKFYELVEIGYRYGKIHAKSWKKQLGIRE; this is encoded by the coding sequence ATGCGGTCAAAAACAAATACTCCAACTCTAAAACAAATTATTTCCAGTACTGATTTATTCTTAAACCTCTCCACAGAAACAAAAGAACACTTAGAGCGATCGTTCAATAAAGTTAATTTTGTTAAGAATAAAGTTGTGATCAAACAAGGTGAACATGGCAATGCACTCTATCTTGTTGCGACAGGTAGTTTCAGCGTTTACGTGACAAATGATGGAAAAAAACAGAAATTAGGTGAGGTAAAACCTGGCAGTTGTTTTGGAGAAGGAGCTCTCGTGACAGATGAACCTCGCAACGCCACAGTGGTCTGTGACCAATCTGGCATCGTTTACCGCATCGGTCGAAATGAATTCAAAAGAGCCTTTAAGGATCGTTCTGAAGAGCTGAAAGCATTTGTTAGACTCATCAGCAGAAGATCACGTGCCCTCCATAGAAGTGTGTTTCGTCCAGAACCTAGGCGCATCAAAGAACTCATTTCTTCGGTATCACTTTTCCAAGGAGTGGGAACAAAACTTATCTCTGAGTTGGAACAACAGATGGAATGGATTTTTCTACCTGGCGGCGAAACTCTGATGCGGCAAGGTGACAAAGCTGATGGGATGTACGTAGTCGTTAACGGCAGTTTGGTGTATGAAGTAAGAAACGACTTAGGCCTTGTGGTATCAACAGGTACTTTTTCCAAAGGTGATATCATAGGTGAAATGGCACTCTTAACAGGGGAACCAAGGACTGCAACTGTAGTGGCAACTCTTTCGTGTGAGATTGTAAAAATTAGCACAGTTGCATTCGAATCGGTGTTTACCAAACATCCACCAAGTATGCTTGCGATCACCAAACTCATCGCAGATCGTTTTACAAAAGACAGAATGGGAAAAAGATCTGTCAAAAAAACAAGGAGTATCATTACTCTCTTTCCACTCCAGAAGGAACTTTCAGTTCGTGACTTTTCCCATAACCTAGCAAACGCTCTTAAAAAAATCGGACGTACGACCATTGTTGAGAGCAAAGACTTCAAAAAACACAAGGGAGACCGAGAACACGCAGTTTCAGACATTCTCGAATCATTATATCATTTGCAAGACTCACATGACTTCCTGATTCTCTGTCCCGATTTTGAAGACAAACTCTGGACAGAAACGATTCTCCATCATACAAACCGTATTTTACTGTTAAGTGATCCGAAAAAAGCGGAAGGGCTTTCTCCAGAAGAAATCCGTTTTCTTGGAGATTCGGAAGAAACTCATGGTCCCATTCGCGAGCTTGTATTACTCTACTCTGACTCAAATGAAAAACCGCAAAACATTTCTAACCTAACTCGAATTAGGAAAATAGATGTAGTCAGACATATCCGTACTTATAGCAACCATGGATTTGAAAGTCTAACTAGATTCATTACTGGACGTTCTATTGGACTTGCTCTGGGAGGTGGAGGTGCAAAAGGATTTGCCCATATTGGTCTTATCAAAGCCATGCAGGAAGAGAACATTCCCATCGACATGATCGGTGGTACAAGTGCAGGGGCCCTTATGGCAAGCATCTATGCGTTGGGTAACGATGCTCCCAATTTGGAACGAATCGCAAAAGCTCTCATGAGCGACAAAAAGACTTTAAATGATTATACCGTTCCCGTTGTATCTCTCATTCGTGGTAAAAAATTCAATTCTGTGATTAAAAGTTTTGTCGGTGAAACGATGATCGAAGATCTTTGGCTTCCTTATTTTGCCGTAGCAACAAGCCTATCCAAAGCACAAAAAGTCATCATCGACCGTGGGCCATTATGGAAAGCACTCCGAGCTTCTGCATCGATACCAGGAATCCTACCTCCCTTTTTCGAAAACAATGAACTGTTAGTCGATGGAGCAATGTTAGATAATATCCCTGGTGCTGTAATGCGAGAGAAAGGAGCCGACTTTGTGATTTCTGTGGCACTTGCATCAGAAGGGGATTCCGCTTCGGATAAACTCTTTGGTGCCATCTATCCCAAAAACAATTCGGGAGCTCTACCATCTGCCCTTCGTTTGCTTTTCAAACGGATCTTTACGAAAACGCAGAATCTAAAAGAAGCACCGAACCTTCTCAGTCTACTCATGCGCGCCACCTTCGTTGCGTCCGACGCTGCGATGGCACAAGCGAAAGCTGAGTCTGATATTTTTGCGGAGTTACCTGTCGAAGAGTATGGACTCTTTGATTGGAAAAAATTCTATGAACTGGTTGAGATTGGATACCGTTATGGAAAGATACATGCAAAGAGTTGGAAAAAACAACTGGGGATTCGAGAATGA
- a CDS encoding ATP-binding protein, which yields MDHKKQESNTTSLNQNFPNFDFQNIFRSLPELYMLLDLDFCIIDISDAYAKATLIERENVVGQNLFEVFPDNPDDLSADGVKQLRSSLTQVLNYKRTSTMALQKYDITKPDGSGFEVRYWSPRNSPVFDSNGNLVCIVHTAEDVTDFVYLKQQRAEQSELTDEMTERISKMESEVITRAKEVIEKNEALLNSEQNLSITLSSIGDAVLATDEHGIINRLNPVAESLTGWTEREAIGKNVSEVLQLVYASSGLPKNIPIFEVLSLGTVKGSSQDGILIHRYGRKINISDTCSPIRNKNGEIIGSILVFRDISEEFAAKTFLEKAKENAEQANKAKDSFLATMSHEIRTPLSGLIGMLELLFQTTLSDDQKSLVNNALVSGNSLLRILSDILDLSKIEEGKLELSLQPTSIRRLLSEVVTTYLQIASSKGLTLSYEVDEKITNAHILDPLRLSQIINNFVSNGIKFTPKGSIKVSANLIKNIDSLQQIQFSVTDTGIGISESDQSKLFQSYAQATADTARLYGGTGLGLSICMRLSELMDGNITIDSSPGVGSTFCITLSLPTAKMDTQNQNSKEKVLVTMEPIHFSESYVPRILAVDDNSVNLEIIIRQLKVFGLTVDGANDGEKALQLWLKNQYDLIITDCHMPLKDGYTLTQEIRIIEKSNFAKRIPIIGYTANAMAEEREYCLSIGMDELLIKPARLSNLRETLVKWLPNQVQSIS from the coding sequence TGATTTTCAAAATATATTTCGATCCCTTCCAGAACTATACATGTTGTTGGATTTAGATTTTTGTATCATTGATATCAGCGATGCCTATGCAAAAGCCACTTTGATTGAAAGAGAAAACGTTGTCGGACAGAATCTTTTTGAAGTTTTCCCAGACAATCCAGATGATCTATCGGCGGATGGTGTCAAACAACTACGTTCCTCATTGACGCAAGTTCTGAACTATAAACGTACAAGTACAATGGCTTTACAAAAATATGATATAACGAAGCCGGATGGTAGTGGATTTGAAGTAAGATATTGGAGTCCTAGAAATTCACCCGTATTTGATTCCAATGGTAATTTAGTATGTATTGTCCATACTGCAGAAGATGTTACGGATTTTGTATATTTAAAACAACAAAGAGCAGAACAATCGGAACTAACTGATGAAATGACAGAGCGCATTTCAAAAATGGAATCAGAAGTGATTACCCGCGCCAAAGAAGTGATAGAAAAGAATGAAGCATTATTAAATAGCGAACAAAATTTATCCATTACCTTAAGTTCTATTGGTGATGCAGTTCTTGCTACAGATGAACATGGAATCATCAATCGTTTGAATCCTGTTGCAGAATCACTTACAGGTTGGACAGAAAGAGAAGCGATTGGTAAAAACGTAAGCGAAGTTTTACAATTAGTGTATGCATCTTCTGGATTACCCAAAAACATTCCTATATTCGAAGTCCTCTCTCTTGGAACTGTCAAAGGAAGTAGCCAAGATGGAATTTTAATCCACCGTTACGGAAGAAAAATAAATATTTCTGATACATGTTCACCCATTCGAAACAAAAACGGAGAAATCATTGGATCAATTTTAGTATTTCGCGATATATCCGAAGAATTTGCTGCAAAAACATTTCTAGAAAAGGCAAAAGAAAATGCCGAACAAGCAAACAAAGCAAAGGATTCTTTTCTTGCCACAATGAGCCATGAAATCCGTACACCACTCAGTGGGCTTATCGGTATGTTAGAGTTACTGTTTCAAACAACACTTAGTGATGACCAAAAAAGTCTGGTGAACAATGCTTTGGTTTCAGGAAACAGCTTACTTCGTATCCTGAGCGACATACTCGACCTATCAAAAATAGAAGAAGGGAAATTAGAATTATCACTCCAACCAACATCGATTCGTCGTCTCCTTTCTGAAGTCGTGACAACATATTTACAAATCGCAAGTTCCAAAGGATTAACTTTGAGTTATGAAGTAGATGAAAAAATTACAAATGCACATATTCTGGATCCACTACGTTTGTCTCAGATTATCAATAATTTTGTGAGTAATGGAATTAAGTTTACACCAAAAGGAAGTATCAAAGTTTCTGCTAACTTAATCAAAAATATTGATTCATTACAACAAATCCAGTTTTCTGTCACCGATACGGGAATAGGTATAAGTGAGAGTGATCAATCAAAATTATTCCAGTCTTATGCACAAGCAACAGCTGACACAGCTAGATTGTACGGTGGTACTGGACTTGGACTTTCTATCTGTATGAGATTGTCTGAACTGATGGATGGAAACATAACAATTGATAGTTCACCAGGTGTAGGTTCCACGTTTTGTATCACGTTGTCGCTTCCTACAGCTAAAATGGATACCCAAAACCAAAATTCGAAAGAAAAAGTTCTAGTAACAATGGAACCAATTCATTTTTCCGAGTCCTATGTTCCTCGTATTTTAGCTGTTGATGACAATTCAGTAAACTTAGAAATCATCATACGCCAATTGAAAGTGTTTGGTTTAACAGTGGATGGAGCAAATGATGGGGAAAAAGCTTTGCAGCTTTGGTTAAAAAATCAATACGATCTCATCATAACCGATTGCCATATGCCCTTAAAAGATGGTTATACATTGACCCAAGAGATCCGAATTATCGAAAAATCTAACTTTGCGAAAAGGATACCGATAATCGGTTACACTGCCAATGCAATGGCGGAAGAAAGGGAGTATTGTTTGTCCATTGGAATGGATGAACTTTTGATCAAACCTGCTCGTTTGTCAAACCTTAGAGAAACTCTTGTTAAATGGTTACCGAATCAAGTCCAATCGATCAGTTGA